A genome region from Panthera leo isolate Ple1 chromosome A2, P.leo_Ple1_pat1.1, whole genome shotgun sequence includes the following:
- the RAB11B gene encoding ras-related protein Rab-11B: MGTRDDEYDYLFKVVLIGDSGVGKSNLLSRFTRNEFNLESKSTIGVEFATRSIQVDGKTIKAQIWDTAGQERYRAITSAYYRGAVGALLVYDIAKHLTYENVERWLKELRDHADSNIVIMLVGNKSDLRHLRAVPTDEARAFAEKNNLSFIETSALDSTNVEEAFKNILTEIYRIVSQKQIADRAAHDESPGNNVVDISVPPTTDGQKPTKLQCCQNL; encoded by the exons ATGGGGACCCGGGACGACGAGTACGACTACCTATTCAAAG TGGTGCTCATTGGGGACTCAGGCGTGGGGAAGAGCAACCTGCTATCACGCTTCACCCGCAACGAGTTCAACCTGGAGAGCAAGAGCACCATCGGCGTGGAGTTTGCCACCCGCAGCATCCAGGTGGACGGCAAGACCATCAAGGCGCAGATCTGGGACACCGCCGGCCAGGAGCGCTACCGTGCCATCACCTCTGC CTACTACCGCGGCGCGGTGGGTGCCCTGCTGGTGTATGACATCGCCAAGCACCTGACCTACGAGAACGTGGAGCGCTGGCTGAAGGAGCTGCGGGACCACGCCGACAGCAACATCGTCATCATGCTGGTGGGCAACAAGAGTGACCTGCGCCACCTGCGGGCCGTGCCCACTGACGAGGCTCGTGCCTTTGCAG AAAAGAACAACTTGTCCTTCATTGAGACCTCAGCCTTGGATTCCACCAACGTAGAGGAAGCTTTCAAGAACATCCTCACAG AGATCTACCGCATCGTGTCGCAGAAGCAGATTGCAGACCGCGCTGCCCACGACGAGTCCCCCGGCAACAACGTGGTGGACATCAGCGTGCCGCCCACCACCGACGGACAGAAACCCACCAAGCTGCAGTGCTGCCAGAACCTGTGA